Genomic window (Daucus carota subsp. sativus chromosome 5, DH1 v3.0, whole genome shotgun sequence):
TTAATTTCATCTTTCTGCaagaaaaaaatagttttactaTCACAATTTCTTCATTTACATAAATTATACTATATAAGCATGAGAGCAAATCAAATAGAGAAATCTTGGCACTTTGCACAGAGTAATAAGGAAGTGTAGATTTGTGGATTTGGCCAGCGATGATCTATTGGCAAATTATGGGAATTCTGTTCGGACAACCAAGTTTTGGTCTCCCACAATCTTAAGTGACACGCCTCATTGGATCTTCAATGATCAATGGGCGGAGTATGGTGGTAGCAAATTGGAACAAGGATCAGATGCATTGTGAATCATCTCATCTCACAGAATCGAAATAAGTTtacttgtatattatatttcatttacagtattattttacaaatcttacaaatacacacacaagcCGGGATCGGGTAAGGTTGGGTACATCATACCCTTTCCAGACCCTGCGTTAAGCAGGATATACTGGGCAtgtttaatttgatttatgtattatttacgATGCATATATCTTGAAATGTGCgtagatatgttaacttatCATGTTATTGTAGCCATGTCATGAACGAGGCTTATCTGTCATGAAACGGCTCATTATAAGTCATAAaatatggttggagttgagctCATTATAAGTCAGCCAAGTTTTTGAATAATTCTGAGAATCTATTCATATATGAGCCTGGTATGACAGCGGCAAAACTAGGTTCATATGAACAAGGTAGACTATAGGTTCATGATTCACGATCCTTTTGCCTCAGCAGTCTCTAACTTGGAAGAGCATAGTAAATTAAGCATTATATATAAGCCCTTCTCCAGCTTGTTAACTTAACAATTACTTGTATAGCTACTAAATCATGCATGACATTGCTAAAGTTTGAAGCTTAATAAAATTGGAAGGATATTTAGAATATAAAGCGTACCTAAAACGTCCCCAACAAGAAAGATCCTGTTGGAAGCCCAAGCTTTATAATCAGAGGCACCACCAGAAGATGGAGACCATCCAAATTCATCTCCAACAATATGTGTAGTAACTGCATCATCAGACATATCTTTGCCGGAGGAGGAGACGGGAGCTGGAGTAGCCAATTGTTTAGGTGCTGTGTCAGGGACAGTAATAGCCACTTTCTGTCCCATTCGACAGTGTCCAGCAACAGTGCATATGTAATAGTGTGTGCCAACTGATTCAAGATTAAAGGTTGCGGGACTGGCTGCTTCGATTGATATAATCTCTGTTAAATTGCAATTATCGTACCCTTCTTTTGTTACCTCAGCTGCTGTGTGTAATCCCTGTGGGAACACAAAAACTTGGAGAAAAAATAGTAAATCATAAGGCCTCAACATTATACTTACAAATTTAAGCACCTAAACTATAAAAAAAGGGAACATATCTAATTACTACTAGATTTATGTTTCGGAAAAACTGCATACACTACATTTTGtattcattgaaaagaaaggcaAATATATGTATAGAAACAGCACATACCAACATTGTCATTAACTGAGAACCTTTGTATAGAAGACCAGATTCTGTAAGGTACAGATATGCCAGGAAGGGATGTCCATAGTACGATGTGTGTTCGTTCATTGAAGAAGCCGGCCACAGGCTTCTGTATTACAAGAAAGACAATCATGGCGATGCTTAAAGCCATTTTTCTCAACTGCACCATCTTGTTTAATAGATCGAATCCAAAGTCTTACTGTCGATCTATTTTTGATCACCCTTTTATATATAGAGTTCTGGTATTGACTTTGCGCCACACTCTCGTATCAGCTAGATTAATTTGACAAGTCTACAATCATTCAAACTGCAAAGTTAAGTACTTGTATTCCTTTCtcctgaaaaaaatatatttcatgttcCTCTCTTTTGGCATGTAAAGGCTTTCTGACTATCTATGTGTAAGGAAAAAAACGAGTGGGAATTGACTACTCTCATTGGGATATTATGAATATTCTTTCGAGTTCAAAAGTTGTAATATGTTATACAGCTTAGTCATGGCCACAGCCAGTGAAGTCAACAATTGGATAATCTTCAATTTCAAGGGTCTTCTTTTCATCGCACAATACTTAAATTATCAAGTAATTGTGGTAACATACTTAGTATAGTGTCAAGGCCCGTATCAGCGCTCATTTCTTCTCAGGAGTACCCAAGAGAGATACAGCTAGAACAGTATGTTATTCATGTTCAGTAATATCAGAGCTTCTCGACTTGTCTTATATATTTATCAAGCATAGCAGAAAGTATTAATTATTTCTGAAGACAGCCAATCACCGAAGTAATTCTATCAAACTGGGTGTCTAACTTTGacttcaaataataataatacataaaGTCCAATCACTATGGCTATCTTCATATTCTTGATAACTTCGTGGAGTCGGTTACTCCACTCACTCTAGACTATAGTCAATCTAGTAATGCGCTATACATTCTGTGAAGATTCTAAGTTACTTGTTTTTTATTTGGTTTAGGAAGAACTTCTAGAGACCAGAGAATTTGAGTCTTACATTTTTGTCCTCGTCTGCTGATTAATATTATTCTTCAGCAACACCAGGCACTAGAATTTTTCCTTCTGAACTCTTCTGAGAAGCTTTGCAGCCTCTTGTCtgcaacaaaacaaaaattcaaaagcaATTAAAGGGTGTTTGGATGATTggtgggaatgggaatggggaATGGGAATGGGGGGTATGGGAATGGAGGGTATGGGAAATGGTAACCCAAGGGGTGTGGAGGTATTGATTTACCCTTCAAGAGGGAATGAGGTTCCCATTCCAAGCAAAAAATTttactaatccaaacacaatGTATGGGTATtaggttccgattcccgttaaccgggctcattaaccatcaACCAAATAAGTGAAATTCTTATAGAATTGTAGAACCAACTTCATAGTACACCACCTGCATGTGCAGCATTTGTCAGTACATCAGAATTCTAAAGTTCAACAGAGTTACCCTTAGACTCTAGTACTGTACTATAACAACCATCAAGATTTTTACGAAGAAACAGGACACTGCCTATACACAGCACCGCCCAACCCTTCTCCATACTAAATGTGTACGCAACAGAATGCAAGGTAAAAGTAATGTATTGATAACCGCAGGTTTCATGTTATCTAAAATGAAGTTTGCCAGGGCATAGTAAGTAGATAAAAAAGTGCGAGGTTGAAGAAGCATGACTTATGAGAGATAACAAGGAGCAAGTGCTAAAGAGAAGAAGGGTTTAATGTTTGCATCAGATGTCAATTGCGCAAATGGAGGTCTCTGAGTAAAGAGCTCTTTTTCATTCCAACTTCTCACCTACTCTATATGTTACAGATCGGAGGCCTGTCTTTGACGGTGTCAGTGTTGATCACCTATTCAGAGAGCTATACTAATGCATACAGTAAGAAGTAAGAACTAATACATTCACATGAGTACAGCACCAGTATGCATTAAGGGTTAGGATAACTAGGGATTGAGGGTAACATATAATTCGTGTAGGGGTGCCTTTCTCGATTAACTGCAACCATAGCTACAAATTGCATGGATCTAACAAGGTGCAAACAAATTACAGAGTCTGATTGTGATCAGTTCTGATCACGGTCCATTTGCTAAATGTTTATCAAAACATCATTTCTATCAATACTGAATTATAGTATGCCTTGTGAAGTCTTTGTTTCTGCAGATCAGTTTGCTAAAGCCGCAGATCATTTTCACCTGAAGAGTTGTAGAAAGAAGGGTACATGTTTCATCCCAAATAACAGATCGGCACCAAGGTAGTATATATGGAAAAGGTCCACTCGCATGATCATTGTTGAACATACAACTACTTATTCATAATATTACAATAACATCAAGTCTGAAACCTAAGTCCCGATCAATGCAAGGAAAGATCAAAGCATCAAAGGACTGATCTAAGTAAGATGCTAATATTACTAGGTATTCCACATGCTACGTGTCCCTCTAATACAGAAAAAGCTCGCAACACTGAAATGGCTAATCTATGGTTTACAAGAATGGCACATAAATTCAGATATCTATGGTTGACAACAACAATACTACAATTTTCCAGAGTACTCCGCAAGATAGAATGTCAGACTAAAGATTAAATAAAGCAAGGACCAGAAATTATTTGTGAATGCTCAGGGCTTTATCCCTCCAGCACTGACATAGCTACTGCCATTATTTTCCACTTCTCCCTCGAACTTCATGTTTATTACATCATTGTGTTTAGCACTTCCCAagccaaaattttcatttttgtccTCACTTTCCACAATCTTTTCCTCTGTAGTGATGTCCACTTTGACCTGATCCCCACACTTAACCTCATTCTCTGCCTTGACTGGTATTTGTGCCACTTCTTCTGGAACCTGTGCTTCCTGCTTATATCCGTCATCATTTTCCGGTATATTGGTCTCATTAGGTGCTTGATCTACTATGGGCTCTTTTGAGTTTTCCTTTTCTGGTTCAGCTAATTTACTCTCTTCAGCATCCTTGTTTACTTTGAGATCGTCAACTTGTTTAGGTTCTTCCTTGGAAGCTTGTGCTGTTTCCCCATCTTTCACATGGATTTCATCTTTACTCTCATCTTCAAGTTTCTTGCCAACATCCTCTGCAACTTGAGTTTCAACCTTTTTATCCTCTTGCTCATCTCCCGCTATTTCTTTGGCAACTTCTTTCACCAGATTTTCCTTGGGGATAGCTTCTTCCACCTTTCCAACATTCTTTTTAGAAGaagattttctgcttctcttggTAGGGGGGTCATTTTCAGGAGATGGAGTTGCTTTTACCTTCTGACTGATCCTTGCTGATCTTCTAGGCGTGTCACCTGCTCCCCAATCAAATTCCGACATTGCAGGCCCTCCAGGATGTGACTTAAGGTACTGTTCCAGCTGCTTTCTGGTAGAGATCTCTTCCCCAGTAGGAGCAGTGAATATGATCTCATTCTTCTTAGGTGTTCCACCGTTCTTCAGCAAAAACTGCAGAGTTATCTTATTTAAAACCCCCATTACGATCCCTAGTTTATTTAActacatatatgtatttaatagagaacacattaaaaaaataattgcagTTCTCATCCTATATTAGTTGAGGTAGGTCATGATGTATAACATCATGATAGCATCAAAGAAGAAAGCAGAAAGAGAAATTAGAGAAGTACAATAGATCCAGAGTACTTAGAGATACGGAGCAAACTACACAGCAACAATTATGTAAAACTTTAGCAAGCATcatggaagaagaagaagaagaagaagaagaagaagaagaagaagaagaagaagaagaagatgcaataataatataatgataaaattTAGTTTATTCCCAAAaagtatacatataatataatttgacaTGTAAGTAGTGCCACAATCCATAAATGCACCTATATGTGTGCGTCTGATAGCATAACTGTGTAAGTGAAAAATTAAGTGCAAGTATATGGTAAGATAATAACTCGAACATATTTGTCAAACATATACAGATTAGGTATATTGGAGACCAAGAAAATTTCTACACATTCTTATATCCagtcaatatataaaatatcatataaagtaGCTACGGGAAAATACAACTGGAAAACTTATATCCTAAATAAGGCCAGTACTTGCTAAAATTACGGAGTACCTAGCTTCTTTACAGTCAACCAGAAGAACGTGTATGTAAGGAAGTAAAAAACTCATAAAAAATTAAGGAATCTATCAACTTCATGGTGATGGTGTAACCGAAGAGATATGAAGCTAAGCAGAGAGAAGAAAACTGCTCTGAGACtcttaaacaatattttatcatcCATAAGCGGGAGATTAGAAACACAGAAGTAATGACACGTTTAATAATACTAATCAAATTGTTCCCAAATTTAATGGCACTTGTCTACCAGGCAACAAAGTGAATAAATTGAACACGGTAAAGGTCTTTAGAAATTTTCTGACTCGTCATGTAAATTGTCCTTATAAGCCTTAGGGGGCGTTTGGATCGTGAGTGGGAAAGGTACTCGGGAATGGGAATGAAGGGTATGGGAATTGGTATCTTAAGGGGAGCGCAAGGAATGATTTACCCTCCAAGTGGGATTGGGGTTCCCATTCCATGTCACAAAATTGCTAATCCAAACACCCTAGCTCGAGTTTTAGGTTCCGATTCtcgttaaccgggctcattaaccatgatcCAAACACCCCCTTAGTAATACATAATAATTTAGCTCAAGGAACCTCATACCTCAATTCACACAGCACATATACGGATACTGTATTGTTTGTTCTTATTATCTGGGCATATATGGATATTAAGCGTGTTTATGCACAATTATGGAAGCTAAATTGCAGGTGATGGAACTCTCTCTCtcctgcccccccccccccccccccccccccccccccccaacaacGACCCTCCCTTTTCCATCCCACACACAAGCAGCCAGCTAAGATCTCCAACCTCATCTGTCACAGTAAACTCGAAACAACAGCCTGACAAAAAAGTACTTACCTTGAGCATTTGTGTCAAACTTACACAGATCACAGATGAGGTCCATACTGAACCCAAGCAAAATATGAATCATTTTAGACAATCTAATATCCCGTTGACATGGAATTATTATAGAAAGCAGCTATCTTATAACATTACTGAGAATTTATATCCCAAATAATCCCAGTACTTCCAAAATTTGGTTGGTGCGTTACAGCTGCTCAGAAGACAGGATTGTGCAATAACAAAATCTCAACTTTACACGTTTACTACCTACTCATACAACTGTTTCCTAATTAAATGCTACTAGTCCTCTagacaattatataaataaattcaacATAGCCTGAGAATTTAGATCTATCATGCCTCTTTATGTAACTTCTTCCACTGAGCCTTAGTTGATAGTTGATACCATAATAGTTCA
Coding sequences:
- the LOC108224055 gene encoding methyl-CpG-binding domain-containing protein 11, whose amino-acid sequence is MASSVVENKEAEQVASLELPAPPGWNKKFLLKNGGTPKKNEIIFTAPTGEEISTRKQLEQYLKSHPGGPAMSEFDWGAGDTPRRSARISQKVKATPSPENDPPTKRSRKSSSKKNVGKVEEAIPKENLVKEVAKEIAGDEQEDKKVETQVAEDVGKKLEDESKDEIHVKDGETAQASKEEPKQVDDLKVNKDAEESKLAEPEKENSKEPIVDQAPNETNIPENDDGYKQEAQVPEEVAQIPVKAENEVKCGDQVKVDITTEEKIVESEDKNENFGLGSAKHNDVINMKFEGEVENNGSSYVSAGGIKP
- the LOC108220358 gene encoding blue copper protein, which translates into the protein MVQLRKMALSIAMIVFLVIQKPVAGFFNERTHIVLWTSLPGISVPYRIWSSIQRFSVNDNVVFVFPQGLHTAAEVTKEGYDNCNLTEIISIEAASPATFNLESVGTHYYICTVAGHCRMGQKVAITVPDTAPKQLATPAPVSSSGKDMSDDAVTTHIVGDEFGWSPSSGGASDYKAWASNRIFLVGDVLVFKFVNKLQDVALVPKSAYENCDTKKSAIAVYKTSPATVILNSAGYHYFTTTNPLMCDFGQQLVVNVRGR